From Nycticebus coucang isolate mNycCou1 chromosome 6, mNycCou1.pri, whole genome shotgun sequence, the proteins below share one genomic window:
- the OSGEP gene encoding tRNA N6-adenosine threonylcarbamoyltransferase, translating into MPAVLGFEGSANKIGVGVVRDGKVLANPRRTYVTPPGTGFLPGDTARHHRAVVLDLLQEALTEAGLTSQDVDCIAYTKGPGMGAPLASVAVVARTVAQLWNKPLLGVNHCIGHIEMGRLITGAISPTVLYVSGGNTQVIAYSEHRYRIFGETIDIAVGNCLDRFARVLKISNDPSPGYNIEQMAKRGKKLVELPYTVKGMDVSFSGILSFIEDIAQRMLATGECTPEDLCFSLQETVFAMLVEITERAMAHCGSQEALIVGGVGCNIRLQEMMETMCQERGARLFATDERFCIDNGAMIAQAGWEMFQAGHRTPLSDSGITQRYRTDEVEVTWRD; encoded by the exons ATGCCGGCGGTGCTAGGTTTTGAAGGCAGCGCCAACAAGATTGGTGTGGGAGTGGTGCGAGATGGCAAGGTGCTAGCGAACCCGCGGCGAACTTACGTCACACCTCCGGGCACAG GATTCCTTCCAGGTGATACTGCCAGGCACCACCGAGCTGTTGTCCTAGACCTGCTACAGGAAGCACTAACAGAGGCTGGATTAACTTCCCAGGATGTTGATTGCATTGCCTATACCAAAG GACCTGGCATGGGTGCCCCACTGGCTTCTGTGGCTGTTGTGGCCCGTACTGTGGCCCAACTGTGGAATAAACCATTGCTAGGTGTAAACCACTGCATAGGCCACATTGAGATGGGTCGTCTCATCACCGGAGCCATCAGCCCCACTGTGTTGTATGTCAGTGGAGGGAATACTCAG GTGATTGCATACTCAGAACATCGTTACCGCATCTTTGGGGAAACCATTGATATTGCTGTGGGTAATTGTCTGGATCGTTTTGCCCGAGTGCTGAAG aTTTCCAATGACCCAAGTCCAGGCTACAACATTGAACAGATGGCAAAGCG AGGCAAGAAGCTAGTTGAGTTGCCATACACTGTAAAAGGGATGGACGTCTCATTCTCAGGCATCCTGTCTTTCATCGAG GATATAGCCCAGCGGATGCTCGCCACAGGGGAGTGTACTCCTGAGGATCTGTGTTTCTCCCTGCAG GAAACTGTGTTTGCAATGCTGGTAGAGATCACAGAGCGAGCCATGGCGCACTGTGGCTCCCAGGAGGCCCTCATTGTGGGAGGTGTGGGGT GTAATATAAGGCTACAGGAGATGATGGAGACAATGTGCCAGGAACGGGGAGCCCGGCTTTTTGCCACGGATGAAAG ATTCTGCATTGACAATGGAGCCATGATAGCCCAGGCCGGCTGGGAGATGTTTCAGGCTGGACACAGGACCCCCCTCAGTGATTCTGGTATCACACAGAG GTATCGGACAGATGAAGTAGAAGTGACCTGGAGGGACTAA